TGGCAACAGAGACATTTTAAGTAAAAGCAtggatttatatatatttttttccacgTTGAGTACAAGAGATTAAATTACCTAAAAGAAAATATCACACACTGAAAGAAAGGAAAGTGCTTGAAAATACTAAAGGGTATTTACCAATGGCTCTTGTCTTGAAAAGAACCTTTAATCTACATAATAGGATCAAAGAAAAGGTTGCAATAAAAGCACAAGCAATTGCCATTAttgacaatatttttattattcttataatttcctcttcattttgaactcatcatgaagaagaaattaaattgaCTCAAATAGCGGGGTTGCTCCTGAATGATCCAAGAGCCTTAGCAGCACCTGCTCTCAAGATGAATTGGTGGTAGAAGGCTGCAATGGCTGCTCCAATAAATGGTCCAACCCAAAAGATCCACTGAATAAACAAACATAAGAAACATATCAGACAAATGTTCCATCTATTTTATCCTTTGTTACATCAAATGACATggcaaattataaatttgataataGTATAAAAGTAGCAAGTTGTTGAATATAGAAAAGAGCTACTCACATGGTCATCCCAGGCCTTCTGTTGGTTGTACATGACAGCAGCTCCTAGACTCCTAGCAGGGTTAATGCCAGTGCCTGTTACTGGGATGGTTGCCAAGTGAACCATGAACACAGCAAAGCCAATTGGAAGTGGAGCCAAAACCTtcaagtacaaaacaaaagcaCAATAAGAAACTCATGTCATGTGGttgaattaaaacaaaaaatgtagaTAACAAGTTAAGCAAAACATACGAatctaaattaattatcaacatTTCAAATTGTGGTCGTGGTTTCAGTTTGATATTGCAAGAAATTGTGGCCAATGCAACTACAACTATGGTCTCATTGCTGTCACAAAATCCTAAAAGAAAACCTTAATGTTGCGGCTAAAATTGTTGTCATAGATTATCTTCTAAAACcttgttaattattataaaaggaaaacaaatggAATTTATAAACAGTAAGCACTAGGGGCAGATGGGGCATGCCCCATGTGAGGCGCatggtttcttttctttattgaaTTTGGGGAATCTGAGAAAGTGTATGGAGGAACCTAAAGCTGATAATGACAAATGAGGAAGATGCTAGAAACTCTCACGAGATTTGCCAGCTTGGAGAAAATGGCGTTTAGCATTAATGATACTGTTCTGAACACTTTAATTTTAGGCCTTAAAGTTCCATATCAACAAAGATACATTTTGCTTCTAAGGCAAAAAGACGCAGACGAAAACTCCTGAAGAATCCACTTTTctcaaaagaagaaagaaattagATAAGATTCGTATCATAAGGCTATGAAAATCCACCACagaatcatatattttaatggCCTAATGGACTCATATTTCTCAAAGCATATGGTAACATGTcacttcaataaaataaaataaaaatcaccaTGTATTTGGTAATTTTGGTGAAAGAAAGGGATAGGTTCACCCCTCTAGGATGCCTAGATGAATGAAAAATGTAATGTAACCATTAAGACATGAAAATATGCCCACAGGAAAAGGTTACTCACTTTCTTGTTTTGAGGACAAGACAATCAAACAAGTAGTGGAAAACCAAGCAAGAAAAGTGGAAAAATTCATCTACATTGAATGCAGCCTGCTCTACTCAATATTATTGCAAATGAAGTCTCTAGATAAAGTAGTGAAAAGAAGGATTTTATCCACCTACACTCTCTCTCCTCAATATTCCTAAAATAcatctttttctattttattactCAAAGTATATTAGTTTTTTGAGAAGTGGAGACTGACCACTCTAACTTTTGGATGTTggcacttttttaaaaaaaatttatatatttttttaaatttatgtttaaatttaaattattaaaataataaaaatgtgggACATTGAAAGTGAAATTCTTTAATATGTTGGTGTGGTTTaatgtttattattaaaaaaaaattaaaaataaaaaatagaaagaaatatattttgggAATATTGAGAAGAAATGGTGTGTAGATGAGTAAAAAATCTCTAAAAAGATGGATTTAGATTCCAACATCAAAAGGAAATCCAACTGGCTAAGTTCTGTACCTATCTCATGAAGGATGGACTAGTTCACATTATTGTGAAATGATTATTAAAGGTAAGGCTTCtataactaaaattattaataataacaagCATATATGTTGACTGtgccaatttttttatgataatggaAACTACATGATATCATAGGCTGTAAACTTTATCATTTCAAACTGGAAAATTATTGAGTGGAAGCATGCATGTACAGCTTCTGAAAACTATTAATGCCAATAACCGGCTAATTTCATTTAGAAAGCAAAGCTAGAAGCATGAAGATTAGATATGTGATTATGGTTAAGTCACTTCCACTCAGCTTTTTTCTTTACCTGTAACCagtctaaaataatttcaaggaACTCGATCTTCTATTAAAAACCTGAAAGACCTACCCTGCTTTTAAGCAACCATAGATTCACTCCTACGCAAGATATATGGCAATATAATATGAACATGGCATGTATTATTCCATTGAATCATTGCTTTCAACACAACTTATGCAAGCAACATTTTCCTCTGAGTTAATGTAACAATGTCTTTTCAAAGAAGGCAATAAAAATGATTGAGTTCATACCGGCACATGAGAATCTCTAGCATTCCTCTTGGGATCAGTTGCAGAGAACACAGTGTAAACCAAAACAAAGGTTCCAATGATCTCAGCACCCAATCCAACACCCGTGCTGTACCCTTCACTGAGCTCATTGGCCCCACCACCATACCTGTTGTAGTAAGCCTTTTGGAAGGCCTTAACCAACCCAACTCCACATATGGCTCCCAAGCACTGAGCCACCATGTACATTATTGCTCTAATCAAAGACACCTTGCGAGCCAAGAAGAGCCCAAATGTCACTGCTGGGTTTATGTGACCCCCTACATTGGATacaaaaattcacaattttcaGAATAAGAAACCAAAATTTGCAAACAAATCATGGGTATTTACAAAAGGGTGTCTTAGagattgaaaagtgaaaaggCACCTGAGATTCCAGCAGTGCAGTACACCAGAATGAAGATCATGCCACCAAAGGCCCAAGCAATGCCAAGAATGCCAACTCCACCACACACATCACCCCCAGCCTTTACATCACTCTGGCTCTTGTAACCAATCACAGTGAGCACTGTGATGTAAAGGAAGAGCATTGTGGCAATGAACTCAGCAATCAAAGCCCTGTAGAAGGACCACTGTGTGAGTTCCTCAGCATCAATCAACGGTGCTGGAGGAGGATCATGGTAGTCCTTTGCAGAGAAGGAACCACCCTCAACATCATGCTTAGCCATTGCAATTTGCAACTACCCTTATGATTTGGACACTGCACACTGATCAAGTTAAGAACCTGAAAGAAAGGCTcacagaaaaagaaagaaggttgtTTGGATGAGTGTGTTAATTAGTATGAGAGGAGAAGGGGTATATATGGGGGTGATGGAGTGTGGTTAGTGCATTTGATTATTTCAATAATGCAATTTGACACTGAAAAAACAAGGCCAAATAATAATAGCAATAAACTATTTGGTTTTGAGTCTCTATTTCACCGACCTTGACCTCACTTTTACTACACCACCACCTCCCTACCACTCTCTTCCATTCATTTGTATCTTTGTttgttttgtcattttgttctgTCTAGAGTGGATGAATCtatcttttaaaacaaaacatatctaagtaagaaaaaaaattatatttccaaGTCTGTGCTTGAGtgaacaacattttgaaataattaaaaaatatattaaaaacactaatataaaaaatgtagatTAAACTCTACACCAAATCCCAGAGAAGCTTTTGTGCAGAAATCTCCAAGATTAAACTCAACAGTTATGCAGGACACAGTATAgtaagttaatttaatttgaagttGCGTATGAGTCAATTTAGGGTAGAAGTTATCACAGACGTGGAAAAGCAAGCTGTTTTAGAAAAGCAAAGTGATGTGCTGTGCTCTACACAGTTGCTTAGAAACCGTTTGAAAAGTTTCAAGACATTAGCGTGTTTAACGTGGTTTTTTTCCCGTTCCAAgggaaattgaatgttgaacgtGACTTTTTCTTTAAGGTATAAGCAAGATTCTCATTAAATCTTAATACTCGTAAGTAGGACTCATTAAATTGAgtcagttttaattaattttgaagctctaatttaaactaaattaagAGTGTTTGATTGCATCTTTTGGACGTGTTCAATGATATTTTTctcgaatatatatatatattaattttaaccgTTCAAATAAGATGtaattgtttatatttataattttcattcttcacagtaaaaaaatactcatttaaTATGCTTCCTACTACCTAAGTATACATGCTTGATTTAGGTTTTAACATGAAAATTTTGTTAtctgattcaatttttttaaatcaaagttaaaaattaatcctGAGATATTAAGGGGCTAACATTGTTTAACAAATATTTGTAATACACATAAATTAGGAAAGTATTTCAATCAAAAGTCAAAAATTAATCTTCagaaatattaaatgattaacatcttttaatacacataaattaaaaatcaaattcatcatCACATACTTAAGAGATAACCACTAATAATGTCACACCAAATTATATtatctaattcaaatttgaaatgaCAAATTAAGAAGTATTTTGATGTGAGCCTCACCCAAAAAAGATCTATTCACTATAGGCAAGATTTTCGTGTcgctattaatattataagcgATGGTTCGCTCAAAACATATTTGATTTGGACttagggataaaaaaatatatttgatttgtaCTTTGTTGAGTCTTCTTTTTtgttactattaaaaaattatatttcatgaacatttattgaaaatgattaaactagacatatttataatatttttactttataaaaatgaaaataaattctcaAACCAAgtataactttaaatataaaaaaattggaaacatttttttgaaataaaaataaagaatatttccTCAAAATAAATAGTTGACTATTTTTTCTCACTACGAAATTGTATTCTGCCACCGGACAAAAGTGATGAGTATACATACTGCCGTAGATTTTCATTGTGTGAGTCTGTGTTAATTAATAACTTATATAATCAATATGTCATACAATTATTGGTATTGTAGAatcgtaattattttttatttttgacagaAGAATTGTAATAGctattttttgcaaaattagCATTTTATGAACTTATAAAAGTAGACGAATCTGAGAACACTGCCAACACACACAAACAGGTGACCAAAAAAGTTGTGGCCCCAAATGGCTTGGCGGTTCCGCTGTTTAACTTATCAGGCGTTTGTTGATTAAGTTAAGCTATAcaatattacaaattatatttacaggaattatatttttaagaatattatgttaaaaatattatctccGTAAATATGTATGattatcattaataattttaaggaaaaaattatgtaattaaaaagtaaatgtGAATATAAAAGAACTTCATCTAGATATGAATATTTCATATGGTTGAAAATAATTTGTtctcatgaaaataaaagaacttcATCTAGATATGAATATTTCATATTCTTAAAATGTGCTTAGAAAACTTGTAAACAACAAAgaaatgtgatattttttagtCTACATTTCGTATTTCTTTTTTGAGTTTACTGTATGTTTGACACTGTATTTCCTCATTCTTCGGTGTGAGTCAAGtagaaacaaataatatttgttttcacGTTATTTTGGCCAATTGagataaatttatataagaCTCGTCAAAACAGACCCCAATATTAACTTGCATTTATTTAAGAGATTTAATctatgcttttcttttcttttttttccttttataaacATAGGATTAttcattcatattatatatggtactttttttttatgatggtAACGATATTCAAACTAAAGATCTTATAatgattttaagttaaaaatttatgtatgtaattacgttaaattaaatatttaaaataataattgtattCGACTCAAGAAAATTAActccaataaaatataatcgtatagtctaataaaaaaaaactaaagaactGATACAAATTACTCACTATACCATTAGTGATCCTAATAAGTCTTTGTACTATGTTGGAACATATTATATTACtgatatattgtttttattatatatttttcttttattgtatGTTTTATAACTATAAAAAGTTGTACAATATAGttgttaaaataatagtttgtcTGTTAGAGAGTAACGATCCAAGAAGCATTAATTTCTCAATCGAGAAGCTCCTTTCCTAGTTTTTCTTCTTAATGATTATAGAAAGAGAGAATATATGGCAAGGATGAGCATTTTAGGCTTAGGAGTGCCGACTAAGCaaactttttcttcttaaaaaacagAGCGAAGACAAAttcataaaaaagtttatttttagaaacgagaaattatgataataaaaaataagttggtGGTTCAGAAATGACAACATCCATATTTAAAGTGAAGAAAGTTATGGGTGGATGGCTGAGATAATGTGCATGTACACCGAAGAGCACCATTTCATCATTGTTTTATGAATGAATGATTAGCTTGCCAACAATATTTTAATCATAAGCAATAAGAGGCCAGTATTGAACAAACGATAATTAAGTTTAACTAAGTGTGAATGagtctcaaataaaaaattacgattaaaaaaataatactccaattaaataataaaaaatattttaaaaatattatcattaaataagatataattagttaaaatttacttatatttttaattcaacacacattaaaattctttttatatatattttagttaggATTCGGATGGAGTAATTGAGTTTACGAGGTAGCATTGTTTCATTTAACGCAAATCATTATAGagtatatttttaggtttatgGGGGGGCTTTTGATAAGGCAAGATGGGAAGacataattcttcttaatcataaattatgggtattatgattttaaataatgatcaaaatatatttagttacttgcaaatatttttgaagatatttacacatatttttgaaaattaaaaatcttatatttttaaaactttattattcaaaattttaaatatatttcattttttatacagaaagctttattatttaaaacaaattttattatttttgaaacaagaaaaaaaaaataccaaaatgtTTTTCTTAACTTGATAAAGATGTTACCTTGCCTACGGTTGCATCTATAGTGAAGAAGGGCATAAGTGATCCACCATGAACCTATAATTTTACCTACTATAGGAGGTAAGTGCACATTTAATTCGAGAAAAGATCACTAAGAGTTGCTTATTTATAATAAACGTAAAAATAACAGGGAAAATAAACTTCCTAGTGTCTTCTGAGAAATTAAGAACTGTCTTTCAACAATCAAAAACAGATCGtcaattcttaaaattaaagttacCCTTAGATGTCTATCAGCACCAAACATCctttttttcactcaaaaactatttcctaaaaaataaaaatatattaaattgagtttcaatacttaaaaaaattctacTCAACGACTTCAACAACgacctaaaacatatttaacacaAACTTTTATACTATTGAAATTAATCTCAAACAAAAACCATAttattaagaatatatttaattgGGCACAAGTTTTGTGgaagcaaaaacacttgaatcaCAACGAAGTGCCGGTGCCGTCAACTGTTTCCCATTGAATCATAGAACGCCACATAGCTACTGAGTGACCGACTTCACATTGTAACGTCCCCACACTTCAGCTATAGATTCAGAAAATGTTCATCAAAATCCAAAGCCATCGTTCCGTGCTTCACTTTCACTGTGTGTCACTATTGTCGTGTCCACCAAATTCTTGTCGGTGACTTCTTTATTGACTCGCTGCCATAATTTTCAGAACTGTTTTTCACTTTTTGAtttctcatttcattttcatCACCTTTTTCATGCCAGCTTTTTACTATTACCACGTTTTATTATGCCTCACAGTTAAGTTTGTATCGTTTCGTCCCTGTCAAAGTGGCAACATATTATTgagattttgtttaatttcttttgttgtttcttGTGTGTGAGGCTTTGCGCTGAGATTGAGAGTTACTACCATCTTCTTTttgtgttgaaaattcaaacagAAGTGAATTAAAAAAACGAAGAGTGCACTTGatccatcatcaaaatcaaaagaatccCTAAAGCaaaattgtcaaaaaaaatttaaaggtaaatgattatttttgtcCTCAACCTATAGAATGCTGATAAATTTATccctgaaagataaaaattctaattttagtcCGCGAAAGTGAAAAAGTATGATAAATCCATCAATTCATTGACTTTCGACTATTACCATTAATGAAAGAGCCTACATGACACATTTAGAGACGAATTTGTCGGTACTCTAcacatttaaaaacaaaaatgactatttacctaaaatataatttaattttcatcttcatttccttttttaatcgttgtatatataacattataatagacacttaaaaaaaataagaaaacaaacataagttagaacaaattaataagcaaaatatatttgttgttctaaaatttttattatgacaACATGAGGTAGTGACAAAATCAAGTTGAGTCTcattttttgtaagaattaacttaataactatgtatttttgtttgagtCTCAATTTGGGTTATTgtcacattaaaaattttaaggcaaatgacaaattatgtttattaaccAATATTATGCTAActattatgtttgttctaactAATGTTtgctttcctatttttttaagtttttattgtaatgttatgtttgtaacaattaaaaaagggaaggaagatgaatattaaattatattatgggtaaatagttatttttgttcctaaatgtatcatataaacttttttattaatggTAACGGAGAGAAGTTAAATGATGAATAAATTTATCGTACTCTTCTTACTTTTATTTGCTTAcatatttattaacaaaaataattatttatccaaaaattaataacatgtgGAGAATGATCCTGTATGACCGATGTGGCCCCAAGTTTGATTCTAGAATCACCTTTTTATGACTTGGTCTATCAACAACTTTTTCTCTATTATCTTTAACTCATCTAGCGTGGAAGCTCTCCGACTTTCAATTTCAGCAACTTCAACATACATACCTTGAAGGCTCCAATATTTGAACCATTGTTGGGTTCTCTAGTAAAGAAGCTAAATTGCTTTAATTTTCCACCAAGTTTCAGACTTTGAGCTCTCATATAAGTTCTATTTTTTGCAGCCCACAAATCATAATTTTCTCTTACAAATAA
The Glycine max cultivar Williams 82 chromosome 16, Glycine_max_v4.0, whole genome shotgun sequence genome window above contains:
- the PIP2-10 gene encoding aquaporin PIP2-10, translated to MAKHDVEGGSFSAKDYHDPPPAPLIDAEELTQWSFYRALIAEFIATMLFLYITVLTVIGYKSQSDVKAGGDVCGGVGILGIAWAFGGMIFILVYCTAGISGGHINPAVTFGLFLARKVSLIRAIMYMVAQCLGAICGVGLVKAFQKAYYNRYGGGANELSEGYSTGVGLGAEIIGTFVLVYTVFSATDPKRNARDSHVPVLAPLPIGFAVFMVHLATIPVTGTGINPARSLGAAVMYNQQKAWDDHWIFWVGPFIGAAIAAFYHQFILRAGAAKALGSFRSNPAI